The DNA segment CCCTGATTCGTGTGCTTGTTTGAAAAGCTTGGCCATCCCGAATTCCTGCTCATCCTTGCCCCGAGCAGCCGCCTGCAGCTCTGTCTCAACCATTCCTGGGTCTACCGCTATAATCTCTACAGGTTTAGACTGGCTTGATTGCTCTAACCCGATACATTCAGTGAACATATTGATTCCAGCCTTAGCCGTGCAATATACACTCATGCCAGGTGCGGGATGCGTTCCTGAACCCGAGCTAATATTCATAACTTTCCTTCTGATGTCTATGTGCTCAGTATGGCGAATAAAACTGGAGGTTAATATCATCGGGGCCATTAAGCTGACTTGCAAATGTTGCTGGATTTCCACAGGGGTGCAGCGCTCAATCGGTTTTAACGGTTCGAGCACAGCTGCATTATTAACTAGGCAAATTATTTCGGAGTCGTTAATATTTACTCCATTAACTATCTCTTCAATTAGGGAATCGATCGCCTTGATCTCGCTTAAATCAAAGGTTCGATGAGTGTAGTTTCTATAGCTGCGTAAAGCTTCCGAGCTTCCACGAGCGATGCCATATACATAGTGTCCCCGATCCAGCAGCCTGCTCGCCAACTGCTCGCCGATTCCCTTCGATGTTCCGGTAATGATGAAATTGCCTCTCTCCATAAAAGTACCTCCGTCCTATTAACTTTGTAGTGTAATCATTATAAACTGCGCTTTACGAATCTGACATTAAGTTCCCTGCCATGCAGCTCAATCTTAATAATCGTTAATCCATGTAAGCAACTGGTAATTATACCAATCGGGCAATGATGCGTGCTGGGGATGAGTCGGATTTGATATGTAGCGGAAGGGCAATGATCTCAAACGATTTTACATTCACTAGCAGCTCCAGGTTGGTCAGATTTTCGGCGATGGGGATACGGTGCTCAAACAAGTATTTGTGGATATCAAACGGATGCTTATCGGGCGAAGGCGTATCCATGCCGATCATTTTTACCTGCTTTCTGACTAACAGCTCAGCAAAGTCCAGAGTCAACACAGGATAATCCGTGAAATACCTCTCTTCTCCAAAGCACCCGCTGTGCCCCGTGTACAATAGCACAATCTGACCAGGCTTGATTGCACGCTCATACTCTTCCCTGTAATGAATTGTTGATTGTCCCGTTACGTCCAGTAGACACCCTTCACCGATAAAGTTATCCAGCGGTAGTTCATTAAGATATACGTTCGAATCGGTCAAATGCATAGGGCCATCGATATGAGTACCTGCGTGCATATTGATCGATAATTGGTGATTGTTGTAGTGATCTTTTTCGAAGCGCTTCGAGTGAAGCAATACTGTCTCTTCATCGCCTGGAAACACAGGCATCGCATTCTCGATAAGGTGAGATAGATCGATGATCATTTTGATTCAGCCCCAATCCCTTTATCTAAAAAAATAATTCTGCTGATTTCATCAAAGCCATTTTTGCGGTAAAAACCCTCTGCGGGGATTCCCCGGTTCGTCAGCAGCACCATGTTCTCGACCCCTTTACGGGCTAATGTACTTTCTAAATACTTAAGCATAGCCGAGCCAATTCCAGATTGCTGAATGCTTCTGTCCACGCACATTTCATTGATCCAAAACTCATCTCCACTCCACCATTGCCGGCGGCAGCCAAACATCAAGCCCACCAGATTATTCCTATTATCCTCTGCAACAATCCCGATAAATCCAGGCGTTTCCGTGAAATCCTTCAGATAAATTCTCGCCTTCTCCGCAGACCATCTGTCGTTCCATGGCTCTTGGTTGAACACCTCGATAAACAGAGCCACACATGACTCCAAATCCCTTAAACGGAATTCCCGTATATCCATATGTCTCGATCTCCCTTCACTTCCAAGCTTCCAAGCTTTCAAGCTTTTAAGCTTGAAAGCAGCTTCGCAGCTCGGCTACTCACGAATAACGGCACTGTCGTGAAGGCGCTCTAATAGAGGTAGAAATCCGTGAACAAGGGAGAATGCTTCGTTTCTCCAGAACATGCCACAATCTGCTCAGACAATGCCGCTCCTTATATGTAGTATATAAACAGACGAACCTGACAGCTACCTGCCAGGTTTGTCCGAAATAAATGAAGCGCTGCCCGGAACTT comes from the Paenibacillus lentus genome and includes:
- a CDS encoding GNAT family N-acetyltransferase; translation: MDIREFRLRDLESCVALFIEVFNQEPWNDRWSAEKARIYLKDFTETPGFIGIVAEDNRNNLVGLMFGCRRQWWSGDEFWINEMCVDRSIQQSGIGSAMLKYLESTLARKGVENMVLLTNRGIPAEGFYRKNGFDEISRIIFLDKGIGAESK
- a CDS encoding SDR family NAD(P)-dependent oxidoreductase, with the translated sequence MERGNFIITGTSKGIGEQLASRLLDRGHYVYGIARGSSEALRSYRNYTHRTFDLSEIKAIDSLIEEIVNGVNINDSEIICLVNNAAVLEPLKPIERCTPVEIQQHLQVSLMAPMILTSSFIRHTEHIDIRRKVMNISSGSGTHPAPGMSVYCTAKAGINMFTECIGLEQSSQSKPVEIIAVDPGMVETELQAAARGKDEQEFGMAKLFKQAHESGQIQSTEELGRHLLRIIEDEIAPGRLVNYAEYRR
- a CDS encoding cyclase family protein; its protein translation is MIIDLSHLIENAMPVFPGDEETVLLHSKRFEKDHYNNHQLSINMHAGTHIDGPMHLTDSNVYLNELPLDNFIGEGCLLDVTGQSTIHYREEYERAIKPGQIVLLYTGHSGCFGEERYFTDYPVLTLDFAELLVRKQVKMIGMDTPSPDKHPFDIHKYLFEHRIPIAENLTNLELLVNVKSFEIIALPLHIKSDSSPARIIARLV